From the genome of Winogradskyella forsetii, one region includes:
- a CDS encoding alpha-ketoglutarate-dependent dioxygenase AlkB family protein, with product MDLFNSEIASNLLPFDGEVNYYGPIMSIARASDYYEKLLQHILWENDKAIIFGKLIITKRKVAWYGDQPFDYTYSKTTKSALPWNKELLELKKLVEQKTGETFNSCLLNLYHSGEEGMAWHSDAEKDLKKNGAIASLSFGAERKFSFKHKATKQNVSVQLERGSLLVMKGETQAHWLHRLPPTKKVKTPRINLTFRTIES from the coding sequence ATGGATTTATTCAATTCAGAAATAGCATCTAATCTTTTACCCTTTGATGGCGAAGTGAACTATTATGGTCCGATAATGTCTATTGCTAGAGCAAGCGATTATTACGAAAAATTATTGCAACACATTCTTTGGGAAAACGATAAAGCCATCATTTTCGGGAAACTGATCATCACCAAACGAAAAGTAGCTTGGTATGGCGACCAGCCATTTGATTATACTTATTCTAAAACCACAAAATCAGCTTTACCATGGAATAAGGAGCTTCTGGAACTCAAAAAACTGGTAGAACAGAAAACAGGCGAAACTTTTAATTCATGTTTACTCAATTTATACCACAGTGGCGAAGAAGGCATGGCTTGGCATAGTGATGCAGAAAAGGATCTGAAAAAAAATGGCGCCATCGCTTCTCTAAGTTTCGGCGCAGAACGTAAATTTTCCTTTAAACATAAAGCGACCAAACAAAATGTTTCGGTTCAGCTAGAAAGAGGAAGTTTATTGGTTATGAAAGGAGAAACACAAGCGCATTGGCTACATCGTCTGCCACCCACCAAAAAAGTGAAAACACCGAGAATAAATTTAACGTTTCGAACTATAGAATCTTAA
- a CDS encoding T9SS type A sorting domain-containing protein: protein MKKITFLCLLSLQISFAQNYTEYHTGSITDVTTNQEPGVCLMGGAGEQEDAMIWFLNKANGGDVVVLRASGSDGYNDYFYTDLAADLNTPINSVTTFVINNVDGAIDPYVLQKVANAEAIWFAGGDQYDYVSYFKDNAMEDALNAFVNTKQGVIGGLSAGLAILGSNYFSAQYGTLSNAVALSNPYHPRVAIGTNDFLDIPYLENVITDSHYDDPDRRARHSVMMARIATDNTTRSFGIACNEYTAVCVEPDGKAYVYGEYPAYDEFAYFVQANCTTNFQPETCVSGSPLTWDRNGEAIKVYKVPGTESGVNYFDLSDWETGSGGEWKDWSIDNGVFTSVESINPECSSLAVQEVSLTNIRVYPNPVVESIQIESEVEFNAIQLLNIAGSTISVKLQPDHTINMSSLSSGVYFLRLKSDNMTQVFRLVKK from the coding sequence ATGAAAAAGATTACGTTTTTATGTCTATTGAGCTTACAGATTAGTTTTGCTCAAAATTACACAGAATACCATACAGGAAGTATAACAGATGTTACAACCAACCAAGAACCTGGTGTTTGTTTAATGGGCGGTGCTGGCGAACAAGAAGATGCTATGATTTGGTTTTTAAATAAAGCTAATGGAGGCGATGTGGTGGTACTGAGAGCCTCAGGAAGTGATGGTTATAACGATTATTTTTATACCGATTTAGCAGCAGATTTAAATACGCCAATAAACTCAGTGACCACTTTTGTTATCAATAATGTGGATGGAGCAATAGATCCTTACGTATTACAAAAAGTGGCCAACGCTGAAGCGATTTGGTTTGCTGGAGGTGACCAATATGATTACGTGAGTTATTTTAAAGATAACGCTATGGAAGATGCTTTAAATGCTTTTGTTAATACTAAACAGGGCGTTATTGGTGGATTGAGCGCAGGTTTGGCCATATTAGGAAGTAATTATTTTTCAGCACAGTACGGCACATTGTCCAATGCGGTCGCTTTAAGTAATCCATACCATCCGAGAGTGGCTATTGGAACCAATGACTTTTTAGATATTCCTTATTTAGAAAATGTAATCACAGACTCACATTATGATGATCCAGATAGAAGAGCAAGACATAGTGTTATGATGGCCAGAATAGCAACAGATAATACAACACGTTCTTTCGGAATTGCTTGTAATGAATACACAGCAGTTTGTGTTGAGCCCGATGGTAAGGCTTATGTTTATGGGGAATATCCTGCTTATGATGAGTTTGCTTATTTTGTACAAGCTAATTGTACCACGAATTTTCAACCAGAAACCTGTGTCTCAGGTTCGCCTTTAACTTGGGATAGAAATGGAGAAGCCATAAAAGTTTACAAAGTACCAGGAACAGAAAGTGGCGTTAATTATTTCGATTTGTCCGATTGGGAAACAGGCAGTGGTGGCGAATGGAAAGATTGGTCAATTGATAATGGTGTTTTTACTTCAGTTGAAAGTATAAATCCTGAATGTTCGTCTTTAGCTGTTCAAGAGGTTAGCTTAACGAACATTCGTGTTTATCCAAATCCTGTTGTTGAAAGCATTCAGATTGAATCTGAAGTAGAATTTAATGCTATTCAACTTTTGAATATCGCTGGAAGTACTATTTCTGTGAAATTACAACCGGATCATACAATCAATATGTCGTCATTAAGTTCTGGAGTCTATTTTTTAAGGTTGAAAAGTGATAACATGACTCAGGTTTTTAGGCTTGTTAAGAAATAG